From Novosphingobium decolorationis, one genomic window encodes:
- a CDS encoding fumarate hydratase produces MAEMVTIREDDLIESVADALQYISYYHPMDYIRALGEAYEAEQGPAAKDAIAQILTNSRMCAEGHRPICQDTGIVNVFIEWGQNCRLESDRSLQEVVDEGVRRAYGNKENKLRASVLADPAFTRRNTKDNTPSVLSVSMVPGNKITVDVAAKGGGSEAKSKFKMMNPSDNIVDWVLEMLPQMGAGWCPPGMLGIGIGGTAEHCVKLAKQSLMDPIDMGQLKARGPQNDIEALRIEIFDKVNAMGIGAQGLGGLATILDVKILDWPCHAANKPVAMIPNCAATRHAHFTLDGSGPSYLEKPNLADWPQVEWKPSKEAIRVDLDTLTPEDVKSWKQGDRLLLNGKMLTGRDAAHKRIQDMLAKGEELPVDFKGRVIYYVGPVDPVRDEVVGPAGPTTATRMDKFMDTMLEQGLLACVGKAERGPAATESIAKHESSYLMAVGGAAYLVSRAIKEAKVVGFEDLGMEAIYEFTVEDMPVTVAVDSEGKNVHQLAPLVWQEKIAKEHLLAD; encoded by the coding sequence ATGGCCGAAATGGTGACTATCCGCGAAGACGACCTGATCGAAAGTGTCGCCGACGCTCTCCAGTACATCAGCTACTACCATCCGATGGACTACATCCGCGCGCTGGGCGAGGCCTACGAGGCCGAGCAGGGCCCCGCCGCGAAGGACGCGATCGCGCAGATTCTCACCAATTCGCGCATGTGCGCCGAAGGCCACCGCCCGATCTGCCAGGACACCGGCATCGTCAACGTCTTCATCGAGTGGGGCCAGAACTGCCGCCTCGAGAGCGACCGCTCCTTGCAGGAAGTGGTCGATGAAGGCGTGCGCCGCGCTTACGGCAACAAGGAAAACAAGCTGCGCGCCTCGGTGCTGGCGGATCCGGCCTTCACCCGCCGCAACACCAAGGACAACACGCCTTCGGTGCTCTCGGTCTCGATGGTTCCGGGCAACAAGATCACCGTCGACGTGGCGGCCAAGGGCGGCGGCTCGGAAGCCAAGTCCAAGTTCAAGATGATGAACCCCAGCGACAACATCGTCGACTGGGTGCTCGAAATGCTGCCGCAGATGGGCGCGGGCTGGTGCCCGCCGGGCATGCTGGGCATCGGCATCGGCGGCACCGCCGAGCACTGCGTCAAGCTTGCCAAGCAGAGCCTGATGGACCCGATCGACATGGGCCAGCTCAAGGCGCGCGGCCCCCAGAACGACATCGAGGCGCTGCGCATCGAGATCTTCGACAAGGTCAACGCGATGGGCATCGGCGCGCAGGGGCTGGGCGGCCTTGCCACCATCCTCGACGTCAAGATCCTCGACTGGCCCTGCCACGCGGCGAACAAGCCGGTCGCGATGATCCCCAACTGCGCGGCGACCCGCCACGCGCACTTCACGCTGGACGGTTCGGGCCCGAGCTACCTCGAAAAGCCCAACCTCGCCGACTGGCCGCAGGTGGAATGGAAGCCGAGCAAGGAAGCCATCCGCGTCGATCTCGACACCCTCACCCCCGAGGATGTGAAGAGCTGGAAGCAGGGTGACCGCCTGCTGCTGAACGGCAAGATGCTGACCGGACGTGACGCGGCCCACAAGCGCATCCAGGACATGCTCGCCAAGGGCGAGGAACTGCCTGTCGATTTCAAGGGCCGCGTGATCTACTACGTGGGCCCCGTCGACCCGGTGCGCGACGAAGTCGTCGGCCCGGCTGGCCCGACCACCGCCACGCGCATGGACAAGTTCATGGACACCATGCTCGAGCAGGGCCTCCTGGCGTGCGTCGGTAAGGCCGAGCGCGGACCCGCCGCGACCGAATCCATCGCCAAGCACGAATCCTCCTACCTCATGGCGGTTGGCGGTGCGGCCTACCTCGTGTCCCGCGCGATCAAGGAAGCCAAGGTCGTCGGCTTCGAGGACCTGGGCATGGAAGCGATCTACGAGTTCACCGTCGAGGATATGCCGGTGACCGTGGCGGTCGATTCCGAAGGCAAGAACGTCCACCAGCTCGCCCCGCTGGTGTGGCAGGAAAAGATCGCCAAGGAGCACCTGCTCGCCGACTGA
- a CDS encoding sensor histidine kinase, with protein sequence MAIVSENPRVPARMVLLSLAALWACYFIVATLRGAFMGFDFAWPIISRRLTICLLSMMVMAAVWPLLQMLDRKSNLVRLVIVLVGALPLALLLSLINAMVFADLEMAMKTADKEGLTQIDPGKVRVMQDEAGNILVDLPKSSSRETDQQEAPPAPPVTSSAVPDVVPGMSDDAGPLLDDTGRGPASAGIMPGAEGGITIRTNGGARDTLFGRWAGMADTTFGRYFLVLAWAALYFALAKAEEARAAERREGEYRRAAEAAELRSLRYQVNPHFLFNTLNSLSALVMTGRQEAAETMIQTLSTFYRRTLNGDPTNDMRLLDEIEMQKLYLSIEGVRFPNRLQTHFTIDEDVADAMVPGMILQPLVENSVKYAVAATQRPVTITISARRGEGEDGEADRLVLTVCDDGPGVPLNKADGCGIGLTNVRDRLRARYANTARLAYGPQEEGGFATVLDLPLETEQGAAGARETRFDG encoded by the coding sequence ATGGCCATCGTATCTGAAAATCCACGCGTTCCTGCGCGCATGGTGCTGCTTTCGCTGGCAGCGCTCTGGGCGTGCTATTTCATCGTCGCGACCTTGCGCGGGGCCTTCATGGGCTTCGATTTCGCCTGGCCGATCATCTCGCGAAGGCTGACGATCTGTCTGCTCTCGATGATGGTCATGGCCGCGGTCTGGCCGCTGCTCCAGATGCTCGACCGCAAGTCGAACCTGGTGCGCCTGGTGATCGTGCTGGTGGGCGCCTTGCCGCTTGCCCTGCTGCTCAGTCTCATCAACGCAATGGTCTTTGCCGACCTGGAAATGGCGATGAAGACGGCCGACAAGGAAGGTCTGACCCAGATCGATCCGGGCAAGGTCCGCGTGATGCAGGATGAGGCGGGGAACATCCTTGTTGATCTGCCCAAGTCGTCCTCGCGCGAAACGGACCAGCAGGAGGCGCCGCCCGCCCCTCCCGTCACGAGCTCGGCCGTGCCCGATGTCGTCCCCGGCATGAGCGATGATGCAGGACCGCTGCTGGACGATACCGGCCGGGGCCCTGCGTCGGCGGGTATCATGCCCGGCGCGGAAGGGGGGATTACCATCCGCACCAACGGCGGCGCGCGTGACACCCTGTTCGGGCGCTGGGCGGGCATGGCCGACACGACCTTCGGGCGCTACTTCCTCGTCCTGGCCTGGGCCGCACTCTATTTCGCGCTCGCCAAGGCGGAAGAGGCGCGCGCGGCCGAGCGGCGCGAGGGCGAGTACCGCCGCGCCGCCGAAGCGGCCGAGCTGCGCTCGCTGCGCTACCAGGTCAATCCGCACTTCCTGTTCAATACGCTGAACTCGCTCTCCGCGCTGGTCATGACCGGGCGCCAGGAGGCGGCCGAGACGATGATCCAGACGCTCTCGACCTTCTACCGCCGCACGCTGAACGGCGATCCCACCAACGACATGCGCCTGCTGGATGAGATCGAGATGCAGAAGCTCTACCTCTCGATCGAGGGGGTACGTTTCCCTAATCGTTTGCAGACTCACTTCACGATTGACGAGGACGTCGCCGATGCGATGGTACCGGGCATGATCCTGCAGCCGCTGGTCGAGAACTCGGTGAAGTACGCGGTCGCGGCCACGCAGCGTCCGGTCACGATCACGATCTCGGCCCGGCGCGGCGAAGGGGAAGACGGTGAGGCCGATCGCCTTGTGCTCACCGTGTGCGACGATGGCCCCGGCGTGCCCTTGAACAAGGCCGACGGGTGCGGCATCGGATTGACCAACGTGCGCGATCGCTTGCGCGCGCGCTACGCGAATACGGCCAGGCTGGCCTACGGTCCGCAGGAGGAGGGGGGCTTTGCGACCGTCCTCGACCTGCCGCTGGAGACCGAACAGGGAGCAGCCGGGGCGAGGGAGACGAGATTTGACGGATAG
- a CDS encoding LytR/AlgR family response regulator transcription factor, protein MPNGANDTVTSAPLRTLIVDDEPLAVERMQVICSRLGSVSVVGTASDGEAALRLCEALHPDLLLLDLTMPETDGLTVARRLARQDNAPAVIFVTAHDEFAVEAFDLDAVDYVLKPVTPERLERAIGRVIARRGERTEPRSDWLEEFWVPHRSELVRVPADDVQRIDAERDYVRLHVGEQSYLLLQTITSLQERLDPARFIRIHRSHILRRDHVTGLKHEGLGVWSVETTSGDSLRIGRTYLPEVKKMAGR, encoded by the coding sequence ATGCCGAATGGTGCCAACGACACCGTGACCAGTGCGCCGCTGCGCACCCTGATCGTGGACGACGAGCCGCTGGCGGTGGAGCGCATGCAGGTGATCTGCTCGCGGCTGGGTTCGGTCTCGGTGGTCGGCACGGCCAGCGATGGCGAGGCCGCGCTGCGCCTGTGCGAGGCGCTGCATCCCGATCTTCTGCTGCTCGATCTCACCATGCCCGAGACCGATGGACTGACCGTCGCGCGGCGTCTGGCGCGCCAGGACAATGCGCCCGCGGTGATCTTCGTCACCGCGCACGACGAATTCGCGGTCGAGGCCTTCGATCTCGACGCGGTGGACTATGTCCTCAAGCCCGTGACGCCCGAGCGGCTGGAACGCGCGATCGGGCGCGTCATTGCCCGGCGCGGCGAACGCACCGAGCCCAGGAGCGACTGGCTGGAGGAATTCTGGGTGCCGCACCGCTCCGAACTGGTGCGCGTGCCCGCCGACGATGTGCAGCGCATCGATGCCGAGCGTGACTACGTGCGCCTCCACGTGGGCGAGCAGAGCTATCTCCTGCTCCAGACCATCACCAGCCTGCAGGAGCGGCTCGACCCGGCGCGCTTCATTCGCATCCACCGCAGCCACATCCTGCGCCGCGACCACGTGACCGGCCTCAAGCACGAGGGCCTGGGCGTGTGGTCGGTCGAAACGACGAGCGGTGACAGCCTGCGCATCGGGCGCACGTACCTGCCCGAGGTGAAGAAGATGGCGGGGCGCTGA
- a CDS encoding UrcA family protein — MFTKTALFAAALVGPAAMVGLAATATPAAAQESIPTATVYYTDLDLSTVEGQETLERRLVKTARKVCRMDERAVDSFLPSSSSQACYRKATEKVDGQIAAAMRDQEKAQRYGG; from the coding sequence ATGTTCACGAAGACTGCCCTTTTCGCCGCTGCCCTTGTTGGTCCCGCTGCCATGGTCGGCCTCGCCGCTACCGCCACTCCCGCCGCTGCGCAGGAAAGCATCCCCACCGCGACCGTCTACTACACCGACCTCGACCTCAGCACGGTCGAAGGCCAGGAGACCCTGGAGCGCCGCCTCGTGAAGACGGCCCGCAAGGTTTGCCGGATGGACGAACGCGCGGTCGACTCCTTCCTGCCCAGCTCCTCGTCGCAGGCCTGCTACCGCAAGGCCACCGAGAAGGTCGACGGCCAGATCGCGGCCGCCATGCGCGACCAGGAAAAGGCCCAGCGCTACGGCGGCTGA
- a CDS encoding diacylglycerol/lipid kinase family protein, which produces MEQASQTPADVAQPDDSTPGGAKARRLWLVCNPASGSNDAQTQREAKQALESAGFDVARTLYFPDDPAPKAADLDEEGVEVVATFGGDGTVHAVVTGLFGWGGAVLVLPGGTMNLLAKTLHGPASADEIAARLESGEGRRVRTPVIDTRHGTALTGVLAGPGTIWNEVREALRDANLIEVVATARQAISYSTNGPKVVCDQSDCGREDGYAAITVNPGEEGLSARGYYAESLADYAGQGIALLNRDFRNGPHDDLGVHQRIRLVCPAGEPMGLLIDGEPFDGEPEEIFELAPCEVDLIATREV; this is translated from the coding sequence ATGGAACAGGCATCGCAGACACCCGCCGACGTAGCGCAACCCGACGATTCAACGCCCGGCGGCGCAAAGGCGCGGCGTCTCTGGCTGGTGTGCAATCCGGCAAGCGGCAGCAACGACGCGCAGACCCAGCGCGAGGCGAAGCAGGCTCTGGAGTCCGCGGGCTTCGATGTCGCGCGCACGTTGTACTTCCCCGATGATCCCGCGCCCAAGGCGGCGGATCTGGATGAGGAAGGGGTCGAGGTTGTCGCCACGTTCGGCGGCGATGGCACGGTCCATGCGGTCGTCACGGGCCTGTTCGGCTGGGGCGGTGCGGTCCTGGTCCTGCCGGGCGGCACGATGAATCTCCTCGCCAAAACGCTGCACGGCCCGGCCAGCGCGGACGAGATCGCCGCGCGTCTTGAAAGCGGGGAAGGGCGCCGCGTGCGCACGCCTGTCATCGACACCCGGCACGGAACCGCGCTGACCGGCGTGCTTGCGGGGCCGGGCACGATCTGGAACGAGGTGCGGGAGGCTTTGCGCGATGCGAACCTGATCGAGGTGGTCGCCACCGCGCGCCAGGCCATCAGCTATTCCACCAACGGGCCCAAGGTCGTGTGTGACCAGAGCGATTGCGGGCGCGAGGACGGCTATGCGGCGATCACCGTCAATCCGGGCGAGGAGGGTCTGTCCGCCCGTGGTTACTACGCAGAATCGCTGGCCGACTATGCGGGGCAGGGGATTGCGCTGCTCAACCGCGACTTCCGCAATGGGCCGCACGATGATCTTGGCGTCCACCAGCGTATCCGTCTCGTCTGCCCGGCGGGCGAGCCGATGGGCCTGCTCATCGACGGCGAACCCTTTGATGGCGAGCCCGAGGAAATATTCGAGCTTGCACCCTGCGAGGTCGATCTTATTGCCACGCGCGAGGTATAG